One part of the Arabidopsis thaliana chromosome 1 sequence genome encodes these proteins:
- a CDS encoding F-box family protein (F-box family protein; CONTAINS InterPro DOMAIN/s: F-box domain, cyclin-like (InterPro:IPR001810), F-box associated domain, type 3 (InterPro:IPR013187), F-box domain, Skp2-like (InterPro:IPR022364), F-box associated interaction domain (InterPro:IPR017451); BEST Arabidopsis thaliana protein match is: F-box and associated interaction domains-containing protein (TAIR:AT1G55070.1); Has 1349 Blast hits to 1291 proteins in 31 species: Archae - 0; Bacteria - 0; Metazoa - 0; Fungi - 0; Plants - 1349; Viruses - 0; Other Eukaryotes - 0 (source: NCBI BLink).), which yields MRKRKQQVYNDNLIVSRSNKRSSTSGKETCYFDPIPVDLVINILSRLSLECIARCRCVSKLWSSIIRRPNYNQLFPVKSSATPRLLFVFKVARELFFNSSPQHFNPNNSSLVATSLQKTSSTRFSQLCRPVHGLICSQHIEENYLFALISNPTTGEYIALPKQRMEEMNSETIIEKVRYSFGYDPIDKQFKVLRITWLHRGSHEWSSEYQVLTLGFGNISWRNTQCCVVHYLLEDSGICINGVLYYPARLDNRKYTIVCFDVMTEKFSFTSIDKDMTIMTNLSFSLIDYKGKLGACICDHTLFELWVLENAEEHKWSKNIYNMPYSRSRLEETSYLKCAGMIASGEILLYPISSANTSTDARYPFIYYYNLERNIITRVTLQVPILKQFTYARLFYTFSNFLENVTLI from the coding sequence ATGAGAAAACGTAAGCAGCAAGTTTACAACGATAACCTTATCGTATCCAGATCCAATAAACGATCTTCAACATCTGGAAAGGAAACGTGCTACTTTGATCCGATTCCCGTTGATCTCGTCATCAATATCTTGTCGAGATTGTCTCTGGAGTGTATAGCAAGGTGTCGTTGTGTATCGAAACTGTGGTCGTCCATAATTCGCCGTCCAAATTACAACCAGTTGTTCCCGGTCAAGTCTTCGGCTACACCGCGTCTTCTTTTCGTCTTCAAAGTTGCACGAGAGTTGTTTTTCAACTCTTCACCTCAGCATTTCAATCCGAATAACTCGTCTCTTGTCGCCACTTCTCTTCAGAAGACTTCTAGCACAAGATTCTCTCAATTATGTCGTCCTGTCCATGGACTGATATGTAGTCAGCATATCGAAgagaattatttatttgccTTGATTTCTAATCCCACGACAGGAGAGTATATAGCCTTACCCAAACAGAGAATGGAGGAGATGAATTCAGAGACGATAATTGAAAAAGTAAGATATTCTTTTGGGTATGATCCGATTGACAAACAATTCAAGGTATTGCGTATCACATGGTTGCATAGAGGCTCACACGAGTGGTCTAGTGAGTATCAAGTTCTGACATTAGGGTTTGGAAATATTTCATGGAGAAATACTCAATGTTGCGTAGTTCATTATCTACTTGAAGATAGTGGTATATGCATCAATGGTGTTTTGTATTATCCAGCTAGGCTCGATAACAGAAAATATACCATTGTTTGCTTTGATGTTATGACTGAAAAATTCAGTTTTACTAGTATTGATAAAGACATGACAATAATGACCAATCTCAGTTTTAGTCTCATCGACTACAAGGGTAAGTTAGGTGCTTGTATTTGTGATCACACTCTTTTTGAGTTGTGGGTTTTAGAGAACGCGGAGGAACATAAATGGTCAAAGAATATCTACAACATGCCCTATTCACGATCACGGCTGGAGGAAACGAGCTACTTAAAATGTGCTGGAATGATTGCAAGTGGTGAAATTTTGTTGTACCCAATCTCTAGTGCTAACACAAGTACTGATGCAAGGTATCCTTTCATCTACTACTACAATCTCGAGAGGAACATTATTACAAGAGTAACACTTCAAGTACCAATACTTAAACAGTTTACTTATGCTAGATTATTTTacacattttcaaattttttagaGAATGTGACGCTTATCTAA